One stretch of Corynebacterium imitans DNA includes these proteins:
- a CDS encoding uroporphyrinogen-III synthase: MTLPSITPPPGKVIFVGAGPGNPDLLTVRAREVMENNSIALVDPEVAQGARDVVAAALPVPKAKMDAADEAYARLVAEAKEAGARRKPPRPEDPTAAEIEEVALSGEAIVAKLKAALDEAAAAIERGEAGDGDVLRLVRGNPLTRDQVMEEISAVAAAGLEFQVVPGMSLPSTVPSFAGIALGSTYTEADLSQEVDWDMLAAAPEPLVLQARKEQLGELAEQLLARDMSPATPVAVTTNGTTRLQRTFDATLETVGKLDAELPGPLVVTVGTVADDRSKYSWWENRPLYGWRVLVPRAKSQAGPMNARLSSYGAIPQSVPTISLEPPRNPAQMDRAIKGIVEGRYQWVLFTSVNAVDAVWKKFEQLGLDARAFAGVHLGAVGQKTADALRALGMFPELIPHRTKQNAAGMVEIFPEYVEDIDPVSRVLLPRADLGTDVLVDGLVEKGWEVDDVVAYRTVRAAPPAPETRDMIKTGGFDAVCFTSASTVKNLVGIAGKPHQRTIIACIGPYTAEEAKAQGLRVDVVPEVADVPSLIDALADHVASLRAAGQLPPPRKKRRTRKKAEPAKASGE; this comes from the coding sequence ATGACATTGCCCTCGATTACGCCCCCGCCGGGGAAGGTCATCTTCGTCGGTGCGGGACCGGGCAACCCTGACCTGCTCACCGTGCGGGCTCGCGAGGTGATGGAAAACAATTCTATCGCCCTCGTTGATCCGGAGGTCGCTCAGGGTGCCCGAGACGTCGTCGCCGCCGCTTTGCCTGTGCCGAAGGCAAAGATGGACGCAGCCGACGAAGCTTATGCACGCCTGGTTGCTGAAGCGAAGGAGGCCGGTGCGCGTCGTAAGCCGCCGCGCCCCGAGGACCCGACCGCGGCGGAGATCGAGGAGGTCGCGCTGTCCGGGGAGGCGATCGTCGCAAAGCTGAAAGCAGCGCTTGACGAGGCCGCTGCCGCGATCGAGCGCGGCGAGGCCGGCGACGGCGACGTGCTCCGGCTTGTGCGCGGCAACCCGCTCACCCGCGACCAGGTGATGGAGGAGATCTCCGCCGTCGCCGCCGCCGGGCTGGAGTTCCAGGTGGTGCCGGGGATGAGTCTGCCGTCGACGGTTCCCTCGTTTGCGGGCATCGCGCTGGGCTCGACGTACACCGAGGCCGACCTGAGCCAAGAGGTGGACTGGGACATGCTCGCGGCCGCGCCGGAGCCGCTGGTGCTGCAGGCTAGGAAGGAGCAGCTGGGCGAGCTCGCTGAGCAGCTGCTCGCGCGCGACATGTCGCCAGCCACGCCGGTGGCCGTGACCACGAACGGCACGACGCGCCTGCAGCGCACCTTCGACGCCACGCTCGAGACGGTGGGCAAGCTGGACGCGGAGCTGCCCGGCCCGCTGGTGGTTACAGTGGGGACTGTGGCTGATGATCGTTCGAAGTACTCTTGGTGGGAAAACCGTCCGCTGTACGGCTGGCGCGTGCTCGTGCCGCGCGCGAAGAGCCAGGCGGGCCCGATGAATGCCCGCCTGAGCTCCTACGGCGCGATCCCGCAGTCGGTGCCGACGATCTCGCTGGAGCCGCCGCGCAACCCGGCACAGATGGACCGTGCGATCAAGGGCATCGTGGAGGGCCGCTACCAGTGGGTGCTGTTCACCTCCGTCAACGCGGTCGACGCGGTGTGGAAGAAGTTCGAGCAGCTGGGCCTGGACGCCCGCGCGTTTGCCGGGGTACACCTGGGCGCGGTGGGGCAGAAGACCGCCGACGCGCTGCGCGCGCTGGGCATGTTCCCGGAGCTGATCCCGCACCGCACGAAGCAAAACGCCGCGGGCATGGTGGAGATCTTCCCGGAGTACGTCGAGGACATCGACCCGGTTTCCCGCGTGCTGCTGCCGCGCGCCGACCTGGGCACGGACGTGCTGGTTGACGGCCTGGTGGAGAAGGGCTGGGAGGTCGACGACGTGGTGGCCTACCGCACGGTGCGCGCCGCCCCGCCGGCCCCGGAGACCCGCGACATGATCAAGACCGGCGGCTTCGACGCCGTGTGCTTTACCTCCGCGTCCACAGTGAAGAACCTCGTGGGCATTGCGGGCAAGCCGCACCAGCGCACGATCATCGCCTGCATCGGCCCGTACACGGCCGAGGAGGCCAAGGCACAGGGCCTGCGCGTGGATGTCGTGCCCGAGGTCGCCGATGTGCCCTCGCTTATCGACGCCCTGGCGGACCACGTCGCCTCCCTGCGCGCCGCCGGCCAGCTGCCGCCGCCGCGCAAGAAGCGCCGCACCCGCAAGAAAGCAGAGCCGGCGAAAGCCTCCGGCGAGTAG
- a CDS encoding MFS transporter, translating to MTQALTRTQRLDRLPVTPKHKKLLVGSGLGWALDAMDVGLVSFVIAALAVHWDLEKTTTSWIASVGFIGMAIGASLGGLAADKIGRRNVFAITLLLYGLATGASALAGSVAVLLIFRFLTGLGLGAELPVASTLVSEFAPLKVRGRMVVWLEAFWAAGWILAAIIGTFVVAEGENGWRWGLALGAVPAFYALWVRMQLPESVRFLESRGREEEAEAVVRSFEEGVAPEQLAPVEVPDAPASESTHIWSPELRARTFAFWTVWFCVSLAYYGAFTWIPSLLVDQGFSLVRSFSFTLIITLAQLPGYALAGWLIEVWGRRTTLAVFLAGSAISAGLYGFAAAPWQIIAAGCLLSLFNLGAWGALYAIGPELYPTQIRATGTGAAAAFGRVGSILAPLIVPPVLAFGGHAGVFAVFAAAFTVAAAAAFVLPEQQGKPLG from the coding sequence ATGACACAGGCACTGACCCGCACGCAACGACTCGACCGGCTCCCCGTCACACCAAAACACAAGAAACTCCTGGTTGGCTCGGGGCTCGGTTGGGCCCTCGACGCGATGGATGTCGGGCTTGTCTCCTTCGTCATCGCCGCGCTCGCCGTGCACTGGGATCTGGAGAAAACCACCACCAGCTGGATCGCCTCCGTCGGCTTCATCGGCATGGCCATCGGCGCCTCTTTGGGCGGGCTCGCCGCCGACAAGATCGGGCGACGCAACGTCTTCGCCATTACCCTGCTGCTCTACGGCCTGGCCACGGGGGCCTCCGCACTCGCGGGCTCGGTGGCCGTCCTACTCATCTTCCGCTTCCTCACCGGCCTCGGACTCGGCGCGGAGCTGCCCGTCGCCTCCACCCTGGTCAGCGAGTTCGCGCCACTGAAAGTGCGCGGGCGCATGGTGGTGTGGCTGGAAGCATTCTGGGCGGCGGGCTGGATCCTGGCCGCCATCATCGGCACCTTCGTCGTCGCCGAGGGCGAAAACGGCTGGCGATGGGGCCTGGCACTCGGTGCCGTCCCGGCCTTCTACGCGCTGTGGGTGCGCATGCAACTGCCGGAATCCGTCCGCTTCCTCGAATCGCGCGGCCGCGAGGAAGAGGCCGAGGCGGTCGTGCGCAGCTTTGAGGAGGGCGTGGCGCCGGAGCAGCTTGCCCCCGTGGAGGTTCCGGATGCACCCGCTAGCGAAAGCACCCACATCTGGAGCCCGGAGCTGCGCGCCCGCACGTTCGCCTTCTGGACGGTGTGGTTCTGCGTCTCGCTCGCCTACTACGGAGCGTTTACCTGGATCCCCTCGCTGCTTGTCGACCAAGGCTTCAGCCTCGTCCGATCCTTCAGCTTCACCCTGATCATCACACTCGCCCAGCTGCCCGGCTACGCCCTGGCTGGTTGGCTGATTGAGGTGTGGGGGCGCCGCACTACCCTGGCCGTCTTCCTCGCCGGCTCCGCGATCTCGGCCGGGCTCTACGGTTTCGCCGCGGCGCCCTGGCAGATCATCGCCGCCGGTTGCCTGCTCTCCCTGTTCAACCTGGGTGCCTGGGGAGCCCTCTACGCCATCGGACCGGAGCTCTACCCCACCCAGATCCGCGCCACTGGCACCGGTGCCGCCGCGGCCTTCGGGCGCGTCGGGTCCATCCTCGCCCCGTTGATCGTGCCGCCGGTGCTGGCCTTCGGCGGCCACGCCGGCGTCTTCGCAGTCTTCGCCGCCGCGTTCACGGTGGCGGCGGCCGCGGCGTTCGTCTTGCCGGAGCAGCAGGGCAAGCCGCTCGGGTAG
- a CDS encoding heavy metal translocating P-type ATPase: MSAEQHAALEESIDAAREAARECGIDLDTPRIGADGNPQYPNTSYAFEMEGLEDAPQLKDIEEELEALEGVSARLVYSTKTAWVTVPSTTPIVELEDVFARFGVTAKLTDSTLRRSVLGRAAATRPSPRRSVRGLSGRRRRLRRDEQLSLRRARAQGFVRSSGEAARRLREREDVLFTARDLVTPLRMWVAVLLTLPVLLLTYVSALQFDGWHWLCFALTTPVALWCAFPFHRAMAGGVRRGISALDGASSIAILASYVWSAAVLVFTDVGKLSWRNYGGWLPLRMVEEPALFFEVACAVTSLLLVGRFFSMRVRPHLQQELSVRAPGAESEYMVRRRSRSGKVIEEPLPAAEINRGDDIVIVPGAIIPADGEVVGGSGLLEPELIDAYESRKLKVGSKVYAGSILRKGKVKMRVSRVGHATRLSTVNRWLERASHHQNATTMISTQAASMLIPAAYVLAVLDFGMWWLLTGNLNAAFATALAILAVVAPVALAISTALAIRLGIESAARNGILVRDGSTFRILEATDTAVFNRVGTLVEPTMTVETVTAEYGEDPDLVLSIAGALSVESDHPSSRALVKAAREARDKRDKDDGGPSWIELTQEDTTPDGSVRGRLTLTYEDQHTENLEAMLWRPTNLSQLKGRLSLAATAGGTPVVVRWKGRDRGVITLYDPPKEDAISAIDRLESIGVETVMLTRDTYPVARRFADFLGISKVLAGITAPDKPHAVRSLHTKGATVAMVGDHSAARTLRVADVSILYADDSILGAEIGKVDQLCNVLLIRRDVTAVPQLVELARRVCRTIDSNMLVAWTYNLVAVLLAIAGVLPPVGATALMLGSSLAIELRSVRVRHFPA; the protein is encoded by the coding sequence GTGTCTGCAGAACAGCACGCCGCGCTGGAAGAATCCATCGACGCCGCCCGCGAGGCGGCGCGCGAATGCGGCATCGACTTAGATACCCCGCGCATTGGCGCGGACGGCAACCCGCAGTATCCAAACACCTCCTACGCCTTTGAGATGGAGGGGCTGGAAGACGCCCCGCAGCTCAAAGACATTGAGGAGGAACTCGAGGCGCTCGAGGGGGTCTCGGCGCGCCTGGTCTACAGCACGAAGACCGCCTGGGTGACGGTGCCTAGCACCACACCGATCGTGGAACTGGAGGACGTCTTCGCCCGCTTCGGGGTCACGGCCAAGCTCACCGACTCCACCCTGCGCCGCAGCGTGCTCGGCCGGGCGGCGGCGACGCGACCCAGCCCACGCCGCAGCGTGCGGGGCTTAAGCGGCCGCCGCCGGAGGCTGCGCCGCGACGAACAGCTGAGCCTTCGCCGCGCCCGCGCCCAAGGATTCGTGCGCAGCTCAGGCGAGGCGGCGCGCCGCCTGCGCGAGCGCGAGGACGTACTCTTTACCGCCCGCGACCTGGTCACCCCTCTGCGCATGTGGGTCGCGGTCCTGCTCACCCTGCCGGTACTGCTGCTCACCTACGTCTCCGCGCTTCAATTCGACGGGTGGCACTGGCTCTGCTTCGCGCTGACTACTCCGGTGGCGCTGTGGTGCGCGTTCCCCTTCCACCGCGCGATGGCGGGCGGGGTGCGACGCGGTATCTCGGCCCTCGACGGCGCGAGCTCGATCGCGATTCTCGCCTCCTACGTTTGGTCCGCCGCGGTGCTCGTGTTTACGGACGTCGGCAAGCTTTCTTGGCGCAACTACGGCGGCTGGCTCCCGCTGCGGATGGTGGAAGAACCAGCGCTGTTCTTCGAGGTCGCCTGCGCGGTCACCTCGCTGCTGCTCGTCGGCCGTTTCTTCAGCATGCGCGTGCGCCCGCACCTGCAGCAGGAGCTTTCCGTGCGCGCGCCCGGCGCAGAGTCGGAGTACATGGTGCGCCGCCGCTCGCGCAGCGGCAAGGTGATCGAGGAGCCGCTGCCGGCCGCGGAGATCAACCGCGGCGACGACATCGTCATCGTCCCGGGCGCGATCATCCCCGCCGATGGGGAGGTCGTCGGTGGTTCGGGCCTGCTCGAGCCAGAGCTTATCGACGCCTACGAGTCCCGCAAGCTCAAAGTCGGCAGCAAAGTCTACGCAGGCTCCATCTTGCGCAAGGGCAAGGTGAAGATGCGCGTCTCCCGCGTGGGCCACGCCACCCGCTTGTCCACGGTGAACCGCTGGCTGGAGCGGGCCTCGCACCACCAGAACGCGACCACGATGATCTCTACGCAGGCGGCGAGCATGCTCATTCCGGCGGCCTATGTGCTGGCCGTGCTGGACTTCGGCATGTGGTGGCTGCTCACCGGTAACTTAAACGCCGCCTTTGCCACGGCCCTGGCGATCCTCGCGGTGGTGGCACCGGTCGCACTTGCCATCTCCACGGCGCTGGCGATCCGGCTGGGCATTGAGTCTGCGGCGCGAAACGGCATCCTCGTGCGTGACGGTTCGACCTTCCGCATCCTGGAGGCCACCGACACCGCGGTGTTTAACCGGGTAGGCACACTGGTGGAGCCGACGATGACGGTGGAGACGGTCACCGCCGAGTACGGCGAGGACCCGGACCTCGTCTTGTCCATCGCGGGTGCGCTGTCGGTCGAGTCCGATCACCCCTCCTCCCGCGCGCTGGTCAAGGCGGCACGCGAGGCGCGCGACAAGCGCGACAAGGACGACGGCGGGCCGAGCTGGATCGAGCTGACCCAGGAGGACACCACCCCGGACGGCTCTGTGCGCGGCCGCCTGACGCTGACCTACGAGGATCAGCACACCGAGAACCTCGAGGCGATGCTGTGGCGCCCGACGAACCTTTCGCAGCTCAAGGGCCGACTCTCGCTGGCGGCAACGGCCGGGGGCACACCCGTCGTGGTGCGCTGGAAGGGTCGCGACCGCGGAGTCATCACCCTGTACGACCCACCGAAGGAGGACGCGATCTCGGCGATCGACCGACTCGAGTCCATCGGGGTAGAAACCGTGATGCTCACCCGCGACACCTACCCGGTGGCGCGCCGCTTCGCCGACTTCCTGGGCATCTCCAAGGTGCTCGCCGGCATCACCGCCCCGGATAAGCCCCACGCAGTGCGTTCCCTGCACACGAAGGGCGCGACCGTGGCGATGGTGGGCGACCACTCCGCCGCGCGCACCCTGCGCGTGGCCGACGTGAGCATCCTGTACGCCGACGACTCCATCCTGGGCGCCGAAATCGGCAAGGTGGATCAGCTGTGTAACGTGCTGCTCATCCGCCGCGATGTGACCGCGGTGCCGCAACTGGTGGAACTCGCGCGCCGGGTGTGCCGCACGATCGACTCCAACATGCTGGTCGCCTGGACGTACAACCTGGTCGCGGTGCTGCTCGCCATCGCTGGCGTGCTGCCTCCGGTGGGTGCGACGGCGCTGATGTTGGGCAGCTCTTTAGCCATCGAGTTGCGTTCGGTCCGCGTGCGTCATTTCCCGGCCTAA
- a CDS encoding protoporphyrinogen oxidase, translating to MNIAIVGAGLAGLTAAFELRDSGHTVDVYEGGDRIGGKLYTVAFDGGPTDMGAEAFIARRPEAKQLVDELGLADSLVSPSGMRSLLYVDGETRAMPAGGVMGIPSTSEPVAHLVSEETARRIDEEGQREGFAWTVGGDMSVGALVRERYGDDVVDNIVSSLLGGVYSCTADDLGVRATVPQLAEEFDRLAADGPVHLSTAVANLEAARKKAAPSSGKPAPIFATFREGYQELYEALAEKSGANIYVDAFISAISCEGEGYRLKGGEDTVYDRVLLATPAPTTALLLRGIAPEAAETLRAVKLANSAVVGLRFATDEGLPENSGVLVGTDADDVHAKAFTLSSRKWPHLAERGGALVRASFGRYGDTVAMTASEDDLVDWALDDLQTITGFDGRAAGVEEIFVQRWFGGLPRYDETHLATVASVKDALADVPGVGVAGAWVAGVGVPAVIGNAREAARELV from the coding sequence TTGAATATCGCCATTGTCGGTGCAGGCCTTGCCGGGCTGACCGCAGCGTTTGAGCTGCGCGATTCCGGCCACACCGTGGACGTCTACGAGGGCGGCGACCGCATCGGCGGCAAGCTTTACACCGTGGCTTTCGACGGCGGGCCGACCGATATGGGCGCGGAAGCCTTCATCGCGCGTCGCCCAGAAGCCAAGCAGCTTGTCGACGAGCTCGGGCTCGCCGACTCCCTCGTCAGTCCCTCCGGCATGCGCTCGCTGCTCTACGTTGATGGCGAGACCCGCGCGATGCCAGCCGGCGGGGTGATGGGCATCCCGTCCACCTCGGAGCCGGTGGCGCACCTGGTCAGCGAGGAAACAGCTCGGCGCATCGACGAGGAAGGCCAGCGCGAGGGCTTCGCGTGGACCGTCGGCGGCGATATGAGCGTCGGCGCCCTGGTGCGCGAGCGCTACGGCGACGACGTGGTGGACAACATCGTGTCTTCCCTGCTCGGCGGCGTGTACTCGTGCACCGCCGACGACCTGGGCGTGCGCGCCACCGTGCCGCAGCTGGCCGAGGAGTTCGACCGCCTGGCCGCCGACGGCCCGGTGCACCTGTCCACCGCCGTGGCCAACCTGGAGGCGGCGCGCAAGAAGGCTGCGCCTTCCTCCGGCAAGCCCGCGCCGATCTTCGCCACCTTCCGCGAGGGCTACCAGGAACTCTACGAAGCACTTGCCGAAAAATCCGGCGCCAATATCTACGTCGACGCGTTCATCTCCGCGATCAGCTGCGAGGGCGAAGGCTACCGGCTCAAGGGCGGCGAGGATACCGTCTACGACCGCGTCCTTCTGGCCACGCCGGCACCGACGACCGCGCTGCTGCTGCGCGGCATCGCCCCGGAGGCCGCCGAGACGCTGCGCGCCGTCAAGCTGGCTAATTCCGCCGTTGTCGGCCTGCGCTTCGCCACCGACGAGGGCCTGCCCGAGAACTCCGGCGTACTGGTTGGCACCGACGCGGATGACGTCCACGCCAAGGCATTCACCCTGTCTTCCCGCAAGTGGCCGCACCTCGCGGAGCGCGGCGGGGCCCTGGTGCGCGCCAGCTTCGGCCGCTACGGCGATACCGTGGCGATGACCGCCAGCGAGGACGATCTCGTGGACTGGGCGTTGGATGATCTGCAGACCATCACCGGCTTCGACGGCCGCGCCGCTGGCGTAGAGGAGATCTTCGTGCAGCGCTGGTTCGGCGGCCTGCCGCGCTACGACGAAACGCACCTGGCCACGGTGGCTAGCGTCAAGGACGCGCTGGCGGATGTCCCCGGCGTTGGCGTCGCCGGTGCCTGGGTCGCAGGGGTGGGCGTGCCCGCCGTGATCGGCAACGCGCGTGAGGCGGCCCGCGAGCTGGTGTAG
- the hemB gene encoding porphobilinogen synthase yields MSTYDLPRRPRRLRQNPAMRALTAETRLHPADFILPTFVADGIEDKREIASMPGVYQHTTDSLKALCHEALEAGVKCVDVFGVPRDEDKDATGSVAWDEDGVLNRNLRALREEFGDDLLIMADTCLDEFTDHGHCGALSTDRFGNEIVDNDKTLPLYAKMAVAQAEAGAHIVSPSGMMDGQIAVIRDALDEAGYQDVSIMAYSAKYASKFFGPFRDAVGSSLTGDRRTYQQDPANIRESILETQLDIDDGADFVMVKPALPYLDVLREIADMSPVPVAAYQVSGEYAMMAAAGRNGWIDFEETMMESLVSIKRAGADQIFTYYAIEAAKEVR; encoded by the coding sequence ATGTCTACCTACGATTTGCCCCGCCGCCCCCGCCGCCTCCGTCAGAACCCCGCGATGCGAGCGTTGACGGCGGAGACGCGCCTGCACCCGGCGGATTTCATTCTGCCCACGTTTGTCGCCGACGGCATCGAGGACAAGCGCGAGATCGCGTCCATGCCCGGCGTCTACCAGCACACCACTGACTCGCTGAAGGCCCTGTGCCACGAGGCGCTTGAGGCCGGCGTGAAGTGCGTCGACGTCTTCGGCGTGCCGCGCGATGAGGACAAGGACGCCACTGGCTCGGTCGCGTGGGACGAGGACGGGGTGCTCAACCGCAACCTGCGCGCCCTGCGCGAGGAGTTCGGCGACGACCTGCTGATCATGGCGGATACTTGCCTCGACGAGTTCACCGACCATGGCCACTGTGGTGCGCTGAGCACCGACCGCTTCGGCAACGAGATCGTGGACAACGACAAAACCCTGCCGCTGTACGCCAAGATGGCCGTGGCGCAGGCCGAGGCGGGCGCCCACATTGTGAGCCCCTCGGGAATGATGGACGGCCAGATCGCGGTGATCCGCGACGCGCTGGATGAGGCCGGCTACCAGGACGTATCGATTATGGCGTACTCCGCCAAGTACGCTTCCAAGTTCTTCGGCCCCTTCCGCGATGCGGTGGGCTCCTCGCTCACCGGCGATCGCCGTACCTACCAGCAGGACCCGGCGAACATCCGCGAGTCGATCCTGGAGACCCAGCTGGACATCGACGACGGTGCCGACTTCGTCATGGTCAAGCCCGCCCTGCCGTACCTGGATGTGCTGCGCGAGATCGCCGACATGTCTCCGGTGCCGGTGGCGGCTTACCAGGTCTCCGGCGAGTACGCGATGATGGCGGCGGCTGGCCGCAACGGTTGGATCGACTTTGAGGAGACGATGATGGAGTCGCTGGTGTCGATTAAGCGCGCCGGCGCGGACCAGATCTTCACCTACTACGCCATCGAGGCAGCAAAGGAAGTTCGGTAG
- the hemE gene encoding uroporphyrinogen decarboxylase, with product MTRRDLSSAPFIEAANGRTPSRTPVWFMRQAGRSLPEYRKVREGIPMLDSCFMPELLAEITLQPVRRHDMDAAILFSDIVVPLKAAGVGVEIVPGRGPVMEQAITTRADVDKLPVLDHNVDEVAKGIEIILDELTDTQALIGFVGAPFTLASYLIEGGPSKNHEKTKAMMHGDPETWHALMRRLVPTITTFLRTQVDAGIDAMQLFDSWAGFLTEADYREHVLPYSVEILKEVEGVIPRIHFGVATGELLGAMSEAGSEVMGVDWRVPLDVAATRFASPRVLQGNLDPAMLFAGSAVVEEEIRRIKEEAARAIEAGDATGHIFNLGHGVLPTTDAGAITDAVAMIHEA from the coding sequence ATGACCAGACGCGACCTTTCTTCTGCCCCGTTCATTGAGGCCGCAAACGGCCGCACCCCCTCGCGCACCCCGGTGTGGTTCATGCGCCAGGCCGGCCGCTCCCTGCCCGAGTACCGCAAGGTACGCGAGGGTATCCCCATGCTCGATTCCTGCTTCATGCCGGAGCTGCTCGCCGAGATCACGCTGCAGCCGGTGCGCCGCCACGACATGGACGCGGCGATCCTGTTCTCCGACATCGTGGTGCCGCTGAAGGCGGCTGGGGTGGGCGTGGAGATCGTGCCCGGCCGTGGTCCGGTGATGGAGCAGGCGATTACGACGCGTGCGGACGTCGATAAGCTGCCCGTGCTCGACCACAACGTGGACGAGGTGGCCAAGGGCATCGAGATTATCCTCGATGAGCTCACCGACACCCAGGCCCTGATCGGGTTCGTGGGCGCGCCGTTCACGCTGGCCAGCTACCTCATTGAGGGTGGGCCGAGCAAGAACCACGAGAAGACGAAGGCGATGATGCACGGCGATCCGGAGACCTGGCACGCGCTGATGCGCCGCCTCGTGCCCACGATCACTACTTTCCTGCGCACGCAGGTCGACGCCGGCATCGACGCGATGCAGCTGTTCGACTCCTGGGCCGGCTTCCTCACCGAGGCTGATTACCGCGAGCACGTCCTGCCGTACTCGGTGGAGATCCTCAAGGAAGTCGAGGGCGTGATCCCGCGCATCCACTTCGGCGTGGCTACCGGCGAGCTGCTCGGCGCGATGAGCGAGGCCGGCTCCGAGGTGATGGGCGTGGACTGGCGCGTGCCTCTCGACGTCGCCGCGACCCGGTTCGCCTCCCCGCGCGTCCTGCAGGGCAACCTGGACCCCGCGATGCTCTTCGCCGGTTCCGCTGTGGTGGAGGAGGAGATCCGCCGCATCAAGGAGGAGGCCGCCCGCGCCATCGAGGCGGGCGACGCCACCGGCCACATCTTCAACCTCGGCCACGGCGTGCTGCCGACCACCGACGCCGGTGCGATCACCGACGCCGTCGCAATGATCCACGAAGCATAA